In Chryseobacterium scophthalmum, the genomic stretch GGACTTCAACCGGGAGAAAATCCTGATTTGATTGTGAATGTAAAAGCTAACCACAAAAAAATTACCGATATCAACAGCACAAATCCTTACGGAATGTGGGGATGGGGCGGTGGTTTCGGTTGGGGAATCGGAATGAACAGAACCTGGACCAGCAATTATAATGAAGGTGCAATTATTGTAGATCTTGTAGACTCTAGATCTCAAAAATTAGTTTGGCAAGGAATCGGTAGCGGAATTTCTGTAGACCGACCAAAAGCTAAACAAAAACAAATTCCTCAGATTGTAGCCGAAATTATGGCAAACTATCCTCCGGGAATGAAAAAATAAAATTTTTATTTTAAATTATATTAAAAGTCAACACAAAATTTTGTGTTGACTTTTTTTATGCGATATTTCTTGAAATAAGTGATGTGAAATTTTACAAAAACTTAACCTGTTTGTGGAAAAGATAATTGCTTTTAAATTTAATAATAATGTAATTTTACATTTACCAAATTGTTTTAATCTTACCAAAAAATTATATTATTATGAAAAAACTACTTTTATGTGTAGTATTCTCCCAGCTTGCTAATGCACAAGCTCCTGCAGGATATTACAACTCAGCGAACGGATTGTCGGGAGCTTCATTAAAAACAGCTTTAAGCAATATTATTACAAACGGACATCAAGACAAAGGTTACAACGGACTTTGGACTGCCTACAAAACCACAGACATTGATAAAAATTACGAAAACGACGGTTCTATTCTCGATATTTATTCTGAAAAACCAAGCTCTACAGACCCTTACAAATTTACTCCGGGAAATAATCAGTGTGGCACCTACTCTACTGAAGGAAACTGCTACAATCGTGAACACATCGTTCCTCAAAGTCTTTTTAATGAAGGTTCACCGATGAAAAATGACATCCATTTCATCAGAGCTACCGATGGAAAAGTAAATGGAATGCGTTCTAATTATCCTTTCGGAAAAGTGGGAAGCGCAAGTTTCACTTCTTTAAATGGTTCAAAATTGGGAAGTTCGTCATCTTCAGGATTTTCAGGGACAGTTTTTGAACCCATCGATGAATTTAAAGGTGATGTAGCGAGAATGGTTTTCTATTTTGTGACAAGATATCAAAGCAAACTCTCAACTTTCTCCACAGGAAATATGCTTGGAAGTTCTGCATTTCCCGGATTACAAACATGGGAACTGAATGTTCTTTTAGCGTGGCATAATCAGGATCCTGTTTCGCAGGCAGAAATCAACAGAAATAATGCTTCCTATACTTTTCAGGGAAACAGAAATCCTTTTATCGACAATCCTAGTTATGTGAACCAAATTTGGGGAGGACAAGCTCCAACAACCGATACTCAAGCTCCGTCAACGGTTACTAATTTAACAGTTTCAGGAAAAACAACGAACACGGTTTCTCTTACATGGAATGCTGCAACTGATAATGTAGCCGTGAGTTCTTACGATGTTTATATGAACGGAAGTTTAAAAACCAACGTTTCTTCAACTTCAACGACAGTTACAGGATTAAATCCTTCTACAACTTATAATTTTTATATTAAAGCTAAAGATGCTGCAGGAAATTCTTCAGCAAACAGTTCTACTGTTTCAGCAACGACGAATGCGGGAACAACCAATCCAAATCCGACAGGTTGTGTAAACGAAAATTTTGAAACGATTCCAACAGCAAGTTCATCATCGTATTCAACAAAAACATGGACGAGCAACGGAATTACATGGACGGCAACGGATTCAAGAAGTGATCAAACCATTTCCAACAAAGCAATTACCGTAAGAGACGGATCATTAAAATCAAGCAGTTCTGCAAACGGAATTGGATCTTTGACGGTTACAACACAGCTTAAATTCAGTGGAAGTAATGGAAATTTTACGGTTCAAGTAAATGGAATAAATGTTGGAACAGTTCCTTACAGCACAACGGCAACTACGACGACAATTAACAATATTAATGTTTCAGGGAATGTTGTGGTGACTTTAGTGAATAATTCTACAAGCAACAGAGTGGCGATTGATAACCTGAGCTGGACTTGCAATAATTCTGCTTCAAGACAAAGCCAAACGACAAATATTATTGCCGAGCCAAAAGAATTACAGATCTATCCGAATCCTATTACGAATCAAGAAATTTTTGTAAAAGGAGATACACAAAATATTAAAAAAGCGGAAATCTATAATCTACAGGGGAAAGTAATGCAAACGATCAATAATCCTTTTAAAAACGGAAAATCAATTAAAATTAAAAGCCTTTTGCAGGGAGTTTATATTTTAAAACTTGATGAATCGAGTCTGAAATTTGTAATTAAATAAGTTTTAAGATAAAATATTAAAAGAGACTGTTTCAATTTTGAAGCAGTCTTTTTTTTAGATATATTCTGCGGGTTTTTAGAAGATAATTGGAAATAAACTGCTGATTTGCCACGAATGCACGAATATTTATGAAAATATTTAAAAATTAAAGCTTTTTGGACTAAAAATTATAATAATTTAAAATTCACCTAATTTCAACAAAACTTATATTAATTTACCGCAAAGGGAAACAAAGAATTTTAAATATTGACTGATTTTAAGCTAAACAACGGCGTAAACTTAACAAAGAAATACAATGAGAAATTATAGGCAATTAAAAAAACTGTTTAATTCATATATTTTCAATTGAAAATTCGGTGGTATACAAAACTGAAAATTCGTTGTAAGTATGGGATAGATTCATCGATTTGATCATTCCGTCGTTTTTAGAAATCGTTGCATTTCCTGTGAAATCATTTTGGTTTTCTTCTTTACTTTTTAAGGTTTGATGTAATAAAATTTCTTCTTTGTTGTCCGTTAATTTTGCAGTTTGCTGAATGTTTAATAAGGTTTTATCTAAATACATTTCAAAAAAAGATTTTCCGTTTTCAAAAGGATTTCGGAAAGATGAAAAGTAGATTTTCAGAAACCAATCTTCTTTCATTTTCTGATCAAAAACATCAGGATTTAATACAACATATTCAAATTCTTCAAGATAAATTTTAGCATATTTATCAGGGAAAAAATCCAGTAATTTTCCCTTAATCTGATTAAAATTATTTAAAATTTCTTTCTTTAAAGCAGTTCGCAAAATCTCACCTTTGGCGTTTACAAAAACTTCAATCGGATATAAAGACTTCATGCTTTCAATCGCCAAACTTTCCATTTTTGTGTCATTGCGATTTGAAAACTGATCTTTGGTAAAATGAAAAAGATATTCCCCAAATTCATTTTTTTTCCATTCTAAAGATGCGATATAAGAAAA encodes the following:
- a CDS encoding DUF4136 domain-containing protein, with product MKKYIFILLAASLGLSSCSPFQVRSDYAQTANFTTYKTYKIRIDDLKLNDIDKDRVLNELSKQLQMKGLQPGENPDLIVNVKANHKKITDINSTNPYGMWGWGGGFGWGIGMNRTWTSNYNEGAIIVDLVDSRSQKLVWQGIGSGISVDRPKAKQKQIPQIVAEIMANYPPGMKK
- a CDS encoding endonuclease, yielding MKKLLLCVVFSQLANAQAPAGYYNSANGLSGASLKTALSNIITNGHQDKGYNGLWTAYKTTDIDKNYENDGSILDIYSEKPSSTDPYKFTPGNNQCGTYSTEGNCYNREHIVPQSLFNEGSPMKNDIHFIRATDGKVNGMRSNYPFGKVGSASFTSLNGSKLGSSSSSGFSGTVFEPIDEFKGDVARMVFYFVTRYQSKLSTFSTGNMLGSSAFPGLQTWELNVLLAWHNQDPVSQAEINRNNASYTFQGNRNPFIDNPSYVNQIWGGQAPTTDTQAPSTVTNLTVSGKTTNTVSLTWNAATDNVAVSSYDVYMNGSLKTNVSSTSTTVTGLNPSTTYNFYIKAKDAAGNSSANSSTVSATTNAGTTNPNPTGCVNENFETIPTASSSSYSTKTWTSNGITWTATDSRSDQTISNKAITVRDGSLKSSSSANGIGSLTVTTQLKFSGSNGNFTVQVNGINVGTVPYSTTATTTTINNINVSGNVVVTLVNNSTSNRVAIDNLSWTCNNSASRQSQTTNIIAEPKELQIYPNPITNQEIFVKGDTQNIKKAEIYNLQGKVMQTINNPFKNGKSIKIKSLLQGVYILKLDESSLKFVIK